The Streptomyces laurentii genome contains a region encoding:
- a CDS encoding methylase of polypeptide chain release factors (CheR methyltransferase, SAM binding domain; pfam01739;~Methylase of polypeptide chain release factors [Streptomyces venezuelae ATCC10712];~identified by MetaGeneAnnotator; putative), protein MAPRTTLPQSSAWGRPQGTVTRGTTNPNRLRRQDRWIAAVHGPALRRSGPPPLAVDLGYGAAPWTAVELLTRLRTADPRTRVVGIEIEPARVAAAQPYAREGLEFRHGGFEVPVAGEVALIRAANVLRQYDEARVADVWARLCARLSPEGLLVEGTCDEIGRRHVWVALDRTGPRTVTFATRLGSLDRPSDLAERLPKALIHRNVPGEPVHAFLRDFDRAWAAAAPYASYGARQRWIRTVRDLAADWPVTDGPRRWRQGEITVRWEALAPVGR, encoded by the coding sequence ATGGCTCCGCGCACCACTCTTCCCCAGAGCTCCGCCTGGGGGCGCCCCCAGGGCACCGTCACCCGCGGGACCACCAACCCCAACCGCCTCCGCCGCCAGGACCGCTGGATCGCCGCCGTCCACGGCCCGGCGCTGCGCCGCTCCGGCCCGCCCCCGCTCGCCGTCGACCTCGGCTACGGCGCCGCGCCCTGGACCGCCGTCGAGCTGCTGACCCGGCTGCGCACCGCCGACCCCCGCACCCGGGTGGTCGGCATCGAGATCGAGCCGGCCCGGGTCGCCGCCGCGCAGCCGTACGCGCGCGAGGGCCTGGAATTCCGGCACGGCGGCTTCGAGGTGCCGGTGGCCGGCGAGGTCGCGCTGATCCGGGCCGCGAACGTGCTGCGCCAGTACGACGAGGCGCGGGTCGCGGACGTCTGGGCGCGGTTGTGCGCCCGGCTCTCGCCGGAGGGGCTGCTGGTGGAGGGGACCTGCGACGAGATCGGCCGGCGGCACGTGTGGGTCGCGCTCGACCGGACCGGGCCGCGGACGGTCACCTTCGCCACCCGGCTCGGCTCCCTGGACCGGCCCTCCGACCTGGCGGAACGCCTGCCCAAGGCGCTCATCCACCGCAACGTGCCGGGCGAGCCGGTGCACGCCTTCCTGCGGGACTTCGACCGGGCGTGGGCGGCGGCCGCCCCGTACGCCTCGTACGGAGCCCGGCAGCGCTGGATCCGCACCGTACGGGATCTGGCGGCGGACTGGCCGGTGACGGACGGGCCGCGGCGGTGGCGGCAGGGCGAGATCACGGTGCGGTGGGAGGCGCTGGCTCCGGTCGGACGCTGA
- a CDS encoding glycosyltransferase mshA involved in mycothiol biosynthesis (D-inositol-3-phosphate glycosyltransferase; TIGR03449;~Glycosyltransferase MshA involved in mycothiol biosynthesis [Streptomyces venezuelae ATCC10712];~This family is most closely related to the GT1 family of glycosyltransferases. The sucrose-phosphate synthases in this family may be unique to plants and photosynthetic bacteria. This enzyme catalyzes the synthesis of sucrose 6-phosphate from fructose...; cd03800;~identified by MetaGeneAnnotator; putative;~putative ADP-binding pocket [chemical binding]) → MSQYVSRFAGTLAAPSRLRLPGRQRGPRRVAMLSVHTSPLHQPGTGDAGGMNVYIVELAKRLAAINVEVEIFTRATAGGLAPVVELAPGVLVRHVDAGPYEGLAKEELPAQLCAFTHGVMQAWAGHRHGHYDLVHSHYWLSGHVGWLAAERWGVPLVHTMHTMAKVKNAALAEGDTPEPPARVIGETQIVTAADRLIANTSEEAGELARFYDADPARIAVVHPGVNLERFRPADGRAAARARLGLPQDAFIPAFAGRIQPLKAPDILLHAVALLLERDPSLRSRMVVPVVGGPSGSGLAKPEELQKLAAKLGICDVVRFQPPVGQDRLADWFRAASVLVVPSYSESFGLVAIEAQAAGTPVIAAAVGGLPVAVRDEVSGFLVRGHDPVDYARMLARFAAEPELSARMGEAAARHAGSFGWDAAAGRTADVYTAAIHDHRLRDHREHRELRRRVRSHHG, encoded by the coding sequence GTGAGCCAGTACGTGTCCCGGTTCGCCGGCACCCTGGCGGCGCCGTCCCGGCTCCGGCTCCCCGGCCGGCAGCGCGGGCCCCGGCGCGTGGCCATGCTCAGCGTGCACACCTCCCCCCTGCACCAGCCGGGCACCGGCGACGCGGGCGGCATGAACGTCTACATCGTCGAACTGGCCAAGCGGCTCGCCGCGATCAACGTCGAGGTCGAGATCTTCACCCGGGCCACCGCCGGCGGCCTCGCCCCGGTCGTCGAGCTGGCACCCGGCGTCCTCGTCCGGCACGTCGACGCCGGCCCGTACGAGGGCCTGGCGAAGGAGGAGCTGCCGGCCCAGCTGTGCGCGTTCACGCACGGCGTGATGCAGGCCTGGGCGGGCCACCGGCACGGCCACTACGACCTGGTGCACTCCCACTACTGGCTCTCCGGCCACGTCGGCTGGCTCGCCGCCGAGCGCTGGGGCGTCCCGCTCGTCCACACCATGCACACCATGGCCAAGGTCAAGAACGCGGCGCTCGCGGAGGGGGACACGCCCGAGCCCCCCGCCCGCGTGATCGGCGAGACCCAGATCGTCACGGCGGCCGACCGGCTGATCGCCAACACCTCGGAGGAGGCCGGCGAACTCGCCCGCTTCTACGACGCCGATCCGGCCCGTATCGCCGTCGTCCACCCGGGCGTCAACCTGGAGCGGTTCCGCCCCGCCGACGGCCGGGCCGCCGCCCGCGCCCGCCTCGGCCTGCCCCAGGACGCCTTCATCCCCGCCTTCGCGGGACGTATCCAGCCGCTCAAGGCCCCGGACATCCTGCTGCACGCCGTCGCGCTCCTGCTGGAACGCGATCCGTCGCTGCGCTCGCGGATGGTGGTGCCGGTGGTCGGCGGGCCGAGCGGCAGCGGTCTCGCCAAGCCGGAGGAGCTGCAGAAGCTCGCCGCCAAGCTGGGCATATGCGATGTCGTACGGTTCCAGCCGCCGGTCGGGCAGGACCGGCTCGCGGACTGGTTCCGCGCCGCCAGCGTGCTCGTCGTCCCCTCCTACAGCGAGTCCTTCGGCCTGGTCGCCATCGAGGCGCAGGCGGCCGGCACCCCGGTGATCGCGGCGGCGGTGGGCGGTCTGCCCGTGGCCGTACGGGACGAGGTCTCCGGCTTCCTCGTGCGGGGCCACGATCCCGTGGACTATGCCAGGATGCTCGCCCGGTTCGCGGCCGAGCCGGAACTGTCCGCCCGGATGGGCGAGGCGGCGGCCCGGCACGCCGGCTCCTTCGGCTGGGACGCGGCGGCGGGCCGGACGGCGGACGTGTACACGGCCGCGATCCACGACCACCGGCTGCGTGATCACCGGGAACACCGCGAGCTGCGCCGTCGCGTACGCTCGCACCATGGCTGA
- a CDS encoding ybjN domain containing protein (Putative bacterial sensory transduction regulator; pfam10722;~UniProt-pubmed:11572948; UniProt-pubmed:20624727; UniProt-pubmed:21463507; UniProt-pubmed:18375553; UniProt-pubmed:20064060; UniProt-pubmed:21551298;~YbjN domain containing protein [Streptomyces fulvissimus DSM40593];~identified by MetaGeneAnnotator; putative): MAEVDTEGVQRIRRIIEDAFKDAELEWESPEPGSYVVRLPGTHKLFTTLSLRAGRHSLSLNAFVVRHPDENEAGVHRWLLERNLKLYGVGYAIDRLGDIYLAGKLPLTAVTPEELDRLLGSVLEAADGDFNTLLEMGFATAIRREYEWRVSRGESTRNLDAFRNLTGKPAS; this comes from the coding sequence ATGGCTGAGGTCGACACCGAGGGCGTCCAGCGGATCCGGCGGATCATCGAGGACGCGTTCAAGGACGCGGAACTGGAGTGGGAGTCCCCCGAACCGGGTTCCTACGTCGTACGGCTCCCGGGCACGCACAAGCTCTTCACGACACTGTCGCTGCGCGCCGGCCGGCACTCCCTCTCCCTCAACGCCTTCGTCGTCCGCCATCCGGACGAGAACGAGGCCGGCGTCCACCGCTGGCTGCTCGAACGCAACCTCAAGCTCTACGGCGTCGGTTACGCGATCGACCGGCTCGGCGACATCTACCTGGCCGGCAAGCTGCCGCTGACCGCCGTCACCCCGGAGGAACTGGACCGGCTCCTCGGCTCGGTCCTGGAGGCGGCGGACGGCGACTTCAACACGCTGCTGGAGATGGGGTTCGCGACGGCGATCCGGCGGGAGTACGAGTGGCGGGTGTCGCGCGGCGAGTCGACCCGCAACCTCGACGCCTTCCGCAACCTGACGGGCAAGCCGGCGAGCTGA
- a CDS encoding major facilitator superfamily transporter permease (Major Facilitator Superfamily; pfam07690;~The Major Facilitator Superfamily (MFS) isa large and diverse group of secondary transporters that includes uniporters, symporters, and antiporters. MFS proteins facilitate the transport across cytoplasmic or internal membranes of a variety of...; cd06174;~identified by MetaGeneAnnotator; putative;~major facilitator superfamily transporter permease [Streptomyces pristinaespiralis ATCC25486];~putative substrate translocation pore): MSIAALRRSARATVAGFPGGFWWLWLSTLVNRTGAFVLTFLSLYLTQELGYSAWFAGLVVALHGLGGVAGSPLGGMLTDRWGRRPTMVAMHLTTAGFAGLLAFVTSTWGIALVVLGMGVAMQAVRPAINAAIADLVPAAEVRRAYALNYWALNLGFAIAAIGGGAASVLGYRTLFLVDATATVLCALIVFFRLQETRPEAVSGPSAATGAAGKAAGAPKVGIVTVLRDAPFRTLVTLNLLVCLVFTAPWIGLPLTMAGEGLEPSAYGVVIAVNGVVIVAFQLLVNRITDKRSPVMLLTVSSLLFALGTGATTLAGSSVAFAATVVVWTIGEMVHVPTNAAATARLAPEHARGRYQGVMGMSWSVAGFVAPIGAGLIVDGPGPDILWIACALIGAVAAVGYQTRLRTVLADVEDGHTGTAREETPAPKGVVAEPAAAVDATA; encoded by the coding sequence ATGTCCATCGCCGCACTCAGACGTTCCGCACGCGCCACGGTGGCGGGCTTCCCGGGGGGCTTCTGGTGGCTCTGGCTGTCGACCCTGGTCAACCGGACCGGTGCCTTCGTCCTCACCTTCCTCTCGCTCTACCTGACCCAGGAACTCGGCTACTCCGCCTGGTTCGCCGGGCTCGTCGTCGCCCTGCACGGTCTCGGCGGCGTCGCCGGCTCCCCGCTCGGCGGCATGCTGACGGACCGTTGGGGCCGCCGCCCCACCATGGTCGCCATGCACCTGACGACCGCCGGCTTCGCCGGGCTGCTCGCGTTCGTCACCAGCACCTGGGGCATCGCCCTCGTCGTGCTCGGCATGGGCGTGGCCATGCAGGCCGTCCGGCCCGCGATCAACGCCGCCATCGCCGACCTCGTCCCGGCCGCCGAGGTCCGCCGCGCCTACGCGCTCAACTACTGGGCCCTCAACCTCGGCTTCGCCATCGCCGCCATCGGCGGCGGCGCCGCGTCCGTCCTCGGCTACCGCACGCTCTTCCTGGTCGACGCCACCGCCACCGTGCTGTGCGCGCTGATCGTCTTCTTCCGGCTGCAGGAGACCCGGCCCGAGGCCGTGTCCGGCCCCTCCGCGGCGACGGGCGCGGCGGGCAAGGCGGCCGGCGCGCCGAAGGTCGGCATCGTCACCGTGCTGCGCGACGCGCCGTTCCGCACCCTGGTGACCCTCAACCTGCTGGTCTGCCTGGTGTTCACCGCCCCCTGGATCGGTCTGCCGCTCACCATGGCCGGCGAGGGCCTCGAACCGTCCGCCTACGGTGTCGTCATCGCCGTCAACGGCGTCGTGATCGTCGCGTTCCAGCTGCTGGTCAACCGGATCACGGACAAGCGCTCGCCCGTGATGCTGCTGACCGTCTCCTCGCTGCTCTTCGCCCTCGGCACCGGGGCCACCACGCTGGCCGGGAGCTCGGTCGCGTTCGCCGCGACCGTCGTCGTCTGGACCATCGGCGAGATGGTCCACGTGCCGACCAACGCCGCCGCCACCGCCCGGCTCGCGCCGGAGCACGCCCGCGGCCGCTACCAGGGCGTCATGGGCATGTCCTGGTCGGTGGCCGGTTTCGTCGCCCCGATCGGGGCCGGCTTGATCGTCGACGGGCCCGGGCCGGACATCCTGTGGATCGCCTGCGCCCTGATCGGCGCGGTCGCCGCCGTCGGCTACCAGACCCGGCTGCGTACCGTCCTCGCCGATGTCGAGGACGGCCACACGGGTACGGCCAGGGAGGAGACCCCGGCGCCCAAGGGCGTCGTCGCCGAGCCGGCCGCCGCCGTCGACGCCACCGCCTGA
- a CDS encoding phosphoglycerate mutase (Histidine phosphatase domain found in phosphoglycerate mutases and related proteins, mostly phosphatases; contains a His residue which is phosphorylated during the reaction; cd07067;~Histidine phosphatase domain foundin a functionally diverse set of proteins, mostly phosphatases; contains a His residue which is phosphorylated during the reaction; cd07040;~catalytic core [active];~identified by MetaGeneAnnotator; putative;~phosphoglycerate mutase [Amycolatopsis mediterranei U32]), whose amino-acid sequence MRVNRQASSRLVTMADAPYKLILLRHGESEWNAKNLFTGWVDVNLTEKGEKEAVRGGELLKDAGLLPDVLHTSLLKRAIRTSQLALESADRHWIPVHRSWRLNERHYGALQGKDKAQTLAEFGEEQFMMWRRSYDTPPPALADDNEYSQAADARYASIPPELRPRTECLKDVVDRMLPYWYDGIVPDLLAGRTVLVAAHGNSLRALVKHLDGVSDADIAGLNIPTGIPLSYQLDENFKPLNPGGTYLDPTAAAAAIEAVKNQGKKK is encoded by the coding sequence GTGCGCGTCAATCGTCAGGCGTCGTCTAGGCTCGTCACCATGGCCGACGCACCGTACAAGCTGATCCTCCTCCGCCATGGCGAGAGCGAGTGGAACGCCAAGAACCTGTTCACCGGCTGGGTGGACGTCAACCTCACCGAGAAGGGCGAGAAGGAGGCGGTCCGCGGCGGTGAGCTGCTCAAGGACGCCGGCCTGCTCCCCGACGTGCTCCACACGTCCCTCCTGAAGCGCGCCATCCGCACGTCGCAGCTCGCGCTCGAGTCCGCCGACCGCCACTGGATCCCGGTGCACCGCTCCTGGCGCCTGAACGAGCGCCACTACGGCGCGCTCCAGGGCAAGGACAAGGCCCAGACGCTCGCCGAGTTCGGCGAGGAGCAGTTCATGATGTGGCGCCGCTCGTACGACACGCCGCCGCCGGCCCTCGCCGACGACAACGAGTACTCCCAGGCCGCCGACGCCCGCTACGCCTCGATCCCGCCGGAGCTCCGCCCGCGCACCGAGTGCCTGAAGGACGTCGTCGACCGGATGCTCCCGTACTGGTACGACGGCATCGTCCCGGACCTGCTGGCCGGCCGCACGGTCCTCGTCGCCGCCCACGGCAACAGCCTGCGCGCCCTCGTGAAGCACCTCGACGGCGTCTCGGACGCCGACATCGCGGGCCTCAACATCCCGACCGGCATCCCGCTGAGCTACCAGCTCGACGAGAACTTCAAGCCGCTCAACCCGGGCGGCACCTACCTCGACCCGACCGCCGCGGCGGCCGCCATCGAGGCCGTGAAGAACCAGGGCAAGAAGAAGTAG
- a CDS encoding transglycosylase SLT domain protein (identified by MetaGeneAnnotator; putative;~sequence version:1): protein MSWVTWTRPQATAGRAYTLITDDSFSKKGVLVSRSPLDTRFAVRTGAIALALAAACATQTGTAAAASPGCPKYTSTFKSVGKTYGVSWQLLSALARVESGCNPSAVGAAGGRGLFQQLPAAGVDLRTATSQTKAAAKFLAGAKRQVGSRPELLAASMNAGVAAVKKYKGVPPYKETQQYVKRVMAQYKALTR from the coding sequence ATGAGCTGGGTCACATGGACACGACCCCAGGCAACCGCGGGTCGCGCGTACACCCTCATCACCGATGACTCGTTCTCGAAGAAGGGTGTGCTCGTGTCCCGCTCTCCTCTTGATACGCGGTTCGCCGTCCGTACGGGCGCGATCGCCCTCGCCCTCGCCGCCGCTTGCGCTACGCAGACCGGGACCGCCGCGGCGGCTTCGCCGGGGTGCCCGAAGTACACCTCCACCTTCAAGTCGGTGGGGAAGACCTACGGCGTCTCCTGGCAGCTCCTCTCCGCCCTGGCACGGGTGGAATCCGGCTGCAATCCGTCGGCCGTGGGAGCGGCCGGTGGCCGCGGACTGTTCCAGCAGCTCCCGGCCGCCGGTGTCGACCTGCGCACCGCGACGAGCCAGACGAAGGCAGCCGCCAAGTTCCTGGCCGGGGCCAAGCGTCAGGTGGGCTCCCGGCCGGAGCTGCTGGCGGCGTCGATGAACGCGGGTGTCGCGGCGGTGAAGAAGTACAAGGGAGTCCCGCCGTACAAGGAGACGCAGCAGTACGTGAAGCGCGTGATGGCCCAGTACAAGGCGCTCACCCGCTAG
- a CDS encoding hypothetical protein (identified by MetaGeneAnnotator; putative;~sequence version:1), whose protein sequence is MRLRYTATAACGALALTAVLAAPAFAAEGDFGYRFVGPNGKPQSAVLHDPDSGVCVTLPEVADPGASEPAFAPHNGTDAWALVFTGPDCSGDSWKLRPHGRPASDRLKLRSVVFLGEGED, encoded by the coding sequence GTGCGCCTTCGGTACACCGCCACCGCCGCTTGCGGCGCCCTCGCCCTCACGGCCGTCCTCGCCGCGCCCGCCTTCGCCGCCGAAGGCGACTTCGGCTACCGCTTCGTCGGGCCGAACGGCAAACCCCAGTCGGCCGTCCTCCACGACCCGGACAGCGGGGTGTGTGTCACGCTGCCCGAGGTCGCGGACCCGGGCGCCTCCGAGCCGGCCTTCGCGCCGCACAACGGCACCGACGCGTGGGCGCTGGTCTTCACCGGGCCCGACTGCTCCGGCGACTCCTGGAAACTGCGCCCGCACGGCCGCCCGGCCTCGGACCGGCTCAAGCTGCGCTCGGTGGTCTTCCTGGGGGAAGGGGAGGACTGA
- a CDS encoding GCN5-related N-acetyltransferase (Coenzyme A binding pocket [chemical binding];~GCN5-related N-acetyltransferase [Streptomyces venezuelae ATCC10712];~N-Acyltransferase superfamily: Various enzymes that characteristically catalyzethe transfer of an acyl group to a substrate; cd04301;~N-Acyltransferase superfamily: Various enzymes that characteristically catalyzethe transfer of an acyl group to a substrate; cl17182;~identified by MetaGeneAnnotator; putative) — translation MTSVPAPRTSSPTTPVVLGQATAPGEVSAGLRRRLTECWIAVTNAGGAAGFPFLPVTETHVAPVLDGLLARLAPDGHRLITATAGGALAGWVVLGHDPNPLVAHWGSVHHLQTHPDVRGRGIGTALMRELHRVARDELALDHLRLAARGGEGLESFYAALGWHETGRWPNALRLRPDDTRDEVLMRYACGGAG, via the coding sequence ATGACCTCCGTCCCCGCGCCCCGTACCTCGTCTCCCACGACTCCGGTGGTCCTCGGCCAGGCCACCGCGCCCGGCGAGGTCTCCGCCGGTCTGCGGCGGCGGCTGACGGAGTGCTGGATCGCGGTGACCAACGCGGGCGGGGCCGCCGGATTCCCGTTCCTGCCGGTCACGGAAACGCACGTCGCCCCGGTCCTCGACGGCCTCCTCGCCCGGCTCGCCCCGGACGGCCACCGGCTGATCACCGCGACGGCCGGCGGCGCCCTCGCCGGCTGGGTCGTCCTCGGCCACGATCCGAACCCGCTCGTCGCGCACTGGGGCTCGGTCCACCACCTCCAGACCCACCCGGACGTCCGCGGCCGGGGCATCGGCACCGCCCTCATGCGCGAACTCCACCGCGTCGCCCGCGACGAACTGGCCCTCGACCACCTGCGCCTGGCCGCCCGCGGCGGCGAGGGCCTGGAGTCCTTCTACGCCGCCCTCGGCTGGCACGAGACCGGCCGCTGGCCGAACGCCCTGCGGCTGCGCCCGGACGACACGCGGGACGAGGTGCTGATGCGGTACGCGTGCGGGGGCGCGGGCTGA
- a CDS encoding acetyltransferase (Acetyltransferase (GNAT) domain; pfam13302;~Coenzyme A binding pocket [chemical binding];~N-Acyltransferase superfamily: Various enzymes that characteristically catalyzethe transfer of an acyl group to a substrate; cd04301;~acetyltransferase [Streptomyces venezuelae ATCC10712];~identified by MetaGeneAnnotator; putative) → MSMSTSLNEETDAGTDTRATTGLRLEPVTPDTVDAAIDLRVHPHQEDNVAPVVRSLAEAYAYGDGAWPRLIFDGDRLVGFLMAFLDLPWDGAGRRSGLWRLNIDAGQQGKGYGRYAVRAVAEELRRRGADEMYVTWHQGEHGPGAFYRGLGFRETGEMSGDQAVGLLDLRDTGAGGAGGDSNGGGGGGDGASGT, encoded by the coding sequence ATGAGCATGAGCACGAGCCTGAACGAGGAGACGGACGCGGGTACGGATACGCGGGCGACGACCGGTCTCCGCCTCGAACCCGTCACCCCCGACACCGTCGACGCCGCGATCGACCTGCGCGTCCATCCGCACCAGGAGGACAACGTCGCGCCCGTCGTCCGTTCGCTCGCCGAGGCGTACGCGTACGGGGACGGCGCCTGGCCCCGGCTGATCTTCGACGGGGACCGGCTGGTCGGCTTCCTGATGGCCTTCCTCGACCTCCCGTGGGACGGAGCCGGCCGCCGCAGCGGCCTGTGGCGGCTGAACATCGACGCCGGGCAGCAGGGCAAGGGGTACGGGCGGTACGCCGTCCGGGCCGTGGCCGAGGAGCTGCGGCGGCGCGGGGCGGACGAGATGTACGTGACCTGGCACCAGGGCGAGCACGGCCCCGGCGCCTTCTACCGCGGGCTCGGCTTCCGGGAGACCGGCGAGATGTCGGGCGACCAGGCCGTCGGCCTCCTGGACCTGCGCGACACCGGTGCCGGCGGTGCCGGCGGTGACAGCAACGGCGGTGGCGGCGGTGGTGACGGCGCCAGCGGGACGTGA
- a CDS encoding phosphate transport system protein phoU (PhoU domain; pfam01895;~identified by MetaGeneAnnotator; putative;~phosphate transport system protein phoU [Streptomyces pristinaespiralis ATCC25486];~phosphate transport system regulatory protein PhoU;TIGR02135), with the protein MRDAYHEELDSIGEGLVEMARLVGSAIGRATTAMLDADLKLAEHVIAADQKVDDLQHDLEARAIALLARQQPVATDLRIVVTSLRMSADLERSGDLAQHVAKLARLRFPDRAVPDDLHATILQMGQLAQRLMAKAAEVIITKDVDLALQLEQDDDEMDLLHRALFQHLMDDRWKHGIETAVDVTLLGRYYERFADHAVSVAKRVVYLVTGEHADELQPADAPVEGA; encoded by the coding sequence ATGCGGGACGCGTACCACGAGGAACTTGACTCGATAGGCGAAGGCCTCGTCGAGATGGCCCGCCTGGTCGGGTCCGCGATCGGGCGGGCCACCACGGCCATGCTGGACGCCGACCTGAAGCTCGCGGAGCACGTCATCGCCGCGGACCAGAAGGTCGACGACCTCCAGCACGACCTGGAGGCGCGCGCGATCGCGCTGCTCGCGCGGCAGCAGCCGGTGGCGACCGACCTGCGGATAGTCGTCACCTCGCTGCGGATGAGCGCCGACCTGGAGCGCTCGGGCGACCTGGCCCAGCACGTGGCGAAGCTGGCGCGGCTGCGGTTCCCGGACCGCGCGGTGCCGGACGACCTGCACGCCACGATCCTGCAGATGGGGCAGCTGGCGCAGCGGCTGATGGCGAAGGCCGCCGAGGTCATCATCACCAAGGACGTCGACCTGGCGCTTCAGCTGGAGCAGGACGACGACGAGATGGACCTGCTGCACCGGGCGCTGTTCCAGCACCTGATGGACGACCGCTGGAAGCACGGCATCGAGACGGCCGTCGACGTGACGCTGCTCGGCCGTTATTACGAGCGGTTCGCCGACCACGCGGTGTCGGTGGCCAAGCGCGTGGTCTACCTGGTGACGGGCGAGCACGCGGACGAGCTCCAGCCGGCGGACGCGCCCGTCGAGGGCGCGTAG